CACGTGTTCGCGATATGTTCGAGCAAGGCCGCAAGAACGCGCCGTGCATTGTCTTTATCGACGAAATCGACGCCGTCGGTCGCCAGCGTGGTGCCGGCTTGGGCGGCGGTAATGACGAGCGCGAGCAAACGCTCAATTCGCTGCTGGTTGAGATGGACGGTTTTGACGGCCATGAAGGCATCATCATCATCGCGGCGACGAACCGCCCGGACGTGCTCGACAAGGCGCTGCTGCGCCCCGGTCGTTTTGACCGCCAAGTGTTGATCGACCTGCCGGACCTCAAGGGCCGCGAAGAAATTCTCCGCGTGCACGCCAAAAAGATCAAGATGGCGCGCGCCATTGATTTGACCCGGGTTGCCCGCAGCACAGCAGGCTTCTCTGGCGCGGATTTGGCCAATCTGCTCAACGAAGCAGCCCTGGTTGCTGCGCGTTACGACAAATCTGAAGTCGAAGCCGCCGACATCGAGGAGGCGCGCGACAAAATTGCCTACGGTCGTGAGCGTCGCAAGCTCATGGACGAGGAGGATAAGCGCTCCACTGCCTTCCACGAAGCGGGCCACGCGCTCGTTCAAGCCGTGCTCAAAAGCAAGAACCACGAGTTGCACAAGGTGACGATTCTGCCGCGTGGCCGAGCCCTCGGCATGGCCATGCTCACGCCGACCAAGGAAGTGCTCGGCGAGACCAAGAACGACATCCTTAATTTCATCTGCTGCTGCATGGCTGGCCGCATCGGCGAAGAGCTCGAAACGGGTGATTTCTCCAGCGGTGCCTCCAGTGATATCAAGCAGGCCACCCGCGCCGCCCGCACCATGGTGTGCGATCTTGGCATGAGTGATCTTGGACCAATCGCTTTGGGTGAAAACCAGGAACATATCTTCCTGGCCAAGGAGATCACGCGCAATCAGGACTACTCCGAGGAAACCGCCCGCCGAATCGACTCCGAGATGCAGAAGATTCTCACCTCGCAATACAAGCGTGCGGAGCAGATTATCGAAGAGCACCGGAAGGCGCTCGAAGGTATAGCCGAAGCCTTGCTTGAATACGAGACGATCGACGGTAAGCACGTCCACGAAATCCTCGAGTTTGGCGAACTGCGCTCTCCGGTGATCAACAACACCACGCCTCCGCCCGAAAAGGAAGAGGAGCCAGAGAAGCCCGCCAAGAAGTCCAAGCCGAAGGAAGACGACGGCGACGAAGGTCTCCCTGGAGCCGCACCAGCCGGCATGCCCGCCTAAGGTGCTCTAAACTTTGCAATACAAAGCCGCTGATTTTAGTCAGCGGCTTTTTTGTGTCGATTGCGCGGGCTTGCTTTGAGCTGGGATGGCGACAGTCCCCATTGATCCCGCAGCACGCGAAAGCATTGGGTGTAGCTGCCAAAGCCGGCCTCCAGTGCGGCTTCGGTCAGATTAAAACGCTCGCCCTCAATGAGGGTCGCGAAGCGGCGAAGGCGTTGCTCATTGCGGTAGGCGCTCATGGTCTGGCCCAGTTGCTGTGAAAAGATTCGGCTCAGATGCTCGTAGGAGAGTCCGGCATGGGCGGATAGCGAAGTCAGCGACTCGATGGTCGGGTCGTCATTGATCTGCATGGCAGCGCGGAAGACGGCGGGGTGCAGAGCATCCTCGGCTGGCTGTTGGGCGCTTGCGCTTTGCGTGTGTTGCCAGGCATCGAGTAAGAGCAAGGGCAGGGCGGCGTTACTGCGATCGAATTGACCGGCGTCGGCTAGAGTTTCGATTTCCGAGAATAGGTTGACCAATGCCTGTGTTTCGGTGGGCAGCAGGTGGGCGACGGTCTGATGCGTTGCCGGGCGATGTGCGCTGAGCAATGGCCGGTTCTCGGGCTGTCGGCAGGTTTGCCGTAAAAGGCTGGGGCGAAAGATGGCAATCCACATTTGGAAGTCTGGAGTTGCCCGGTGCATGGCGTGGTCTTGCTCGGGGAACAGCCAAATCAACCCGCCAGGTTTCAAGGGGATCAGTCGTCCCTCGCTCAGGTACTCGCCTTGGCCGGCAATGCAGAGGTTTAGCTCCAACTCGACATGGATGTGGGATGGTTTCGGCGCAAATGGACGCTCGGCCTGGTAGAGCCAGCTTTTGCCTTTCAAAGAGCGGTCCAGGTGCAGGCGTTCCCTGAGCTTTCTGGAATGGCTGATTTGCGGCATATCAAAAAATGCAATATATATCCGATCGAATGAAAAGCATTATTGGTGCTAATCGGGTATGATGCGGGCCTGAAACCAGTTAAATTCAACAATCTATTTGCTTTATGAATACCTCACCCGTTTCCGAGCCAAGCCAGACCAAGCTTAATCGCCTCACTTATGATCAAGTTACGCAATACTACGACGAGGGCTATTGCGTGCTGGAAAACGCCTTGAGCGAGTCGCAACTGGAGCTGTTGCGCAGCCGGTGCATGCATATGATCGACCAGTATGACGCGGAGATGGATCGGCGCGGCGTTACCGAAATGAGCCTCCACCGGAAAGGGGCGCGCTACTTTACCGGGCATCCCTCGCTGATCTATCCGGAGCTCTACGATTTCATTTTTTCTGAGGTGATGCTGGATAGTTTGCGAAAGATTTTGGGCCCGGATGTCTACATTGCCCATGAGCAATACGTGGTGAAAATGGCGGCATCGGACAGCACCTTCGCCTGGCATCAGGACAGCGGTTACGTCGGCCGCGAGCACGACCCGTATGTGACTTGCTGGATTGCTTTGGACGATGTGCATGAGGACAACGGGCCAGTATTTTTACTGCCGTTCTCCGAGTATCCGGAGTCGCGTGAAATCATCCCGCACGAGATCGTAAAAACGCCCAATGGCGGTCATGAGCGGGTGGGTTATCATGGAGATAAAACCGGGCTTTGCATGACCTGTAAGGCTGGCTCAATTGTGTTTTTCACCAGTCGCACATTCCACTGCAGCGGTGCGAATAAGAGCAATGACATGCGCCGCGTTTACCTGATCCAATACGGCAAAGAACCGCTGAACCGCGATGAGTGCGCCCTGCGACATGGTCGGCCGGTGGGCGAGCGCAAGCCCGATCCGGATTTCCTGCGTCGTGAGTTTGAGCGCATGAAGCACGAGCTGAAAGACTGAGCCGCAATCCGAACGTGGCAACGCCAGGTAATCGCCGTCGCGACACGCCCGCCCGATATCGATTCTTGCTTCATGCGGTCGTGAGGGTTTAGCGTGCGTGTTATGAAATCCCACGTTGTCTTGTTTGCTTGGTTCTTTGCGGTAACGCTGTCCCACGGGCAGCTGGAGAAATACTTCCCGACGGACGAGGGTGTTGTCTGGGAATATGACGTCACCAAAACGCGCACCTATGTGACGCCGCAGGGCGAACAGCAGGACTCCCTTACCGGCACGACGACGGAGTCCTACCAGCCTAATGCCTACCCGGAACTTGGCATTGAGGGAGCGCGCATGCTTCAGCAAAATATTTCGCAAAAAAGTCAGCTGTCCGGCGGTGAATCCCACGACACGCTTAATACGGTCTTTACCGTAGACGGCGGTAAGGTGCTCATGCATGCGCAGTTGCAAGATGGCGCGGAGCTCACGGAGGCAAACAAGATCACTCCGGCGGCGTTGATGATCGATTTCGACAAGGTTGCTGCTGGTGAGTTATACACTACCAATGTGTCGATGCAGGGCATGAGCATGGAGGTCTCGGTGTCGGACTATGAATACGTCACGCTAGACACAGCGCTGGGTGAGCTCGAAGACGTGCTGCTGGTAAAAACGGTTGGCAGCATCACGGGCGCTATCGAAGCGGCTGGTCAGAAAATGGATATCAGCAATGGCAAGATTACCGAGCAAATCTGGTGGGCACCGGGCGTCGGATTGGTCAAGCAGGAGCAGCACATGGAGATGTCTCTCGGGATGAACGGTCAAGTCGTCGTGACGACGATCGAGGACAAGACAAAGACGCTGAGCGCGATGAAAAAGTGATGGCTTTTAGGGGGCGACGATATTTCCCAGCAGCCCCGAGTTGCGGATGCCGTTGAAGATAAATTGCACGGAGACCGCCGCGAGCAGTAGGCCCATCAGCCGTTTTGTGATGCGCAGAATCAGCGGGCTGAGCCACTTGCCGCCAATCGCGGCAAAGCGGAATATCGCGTAGCTGGCCCCGGCCACGCTGACAATTGCCAGCCCAAGCATTGCGTATTGCATCCAGCCAGCTGCCTTGCTCTGCAACAGCACCGCGGTGGAGATCGAGCCCGGGCCGGAGATCATCGGTATCGCCAGTGGGGTGATCGCAATGTCGTCCTTGCGCATCCCGGCAGCCTTGTCTTC
This is a stretch of genomic DNA from Cerasicoccus sp. TK19100. It encodes these proteins:
- a CDS encoding AraC family transcriptional regulator; its protein translation is MPQISHSRKLRERLHLDRSLKGKSWLYQAERPFAPKPSHIHVELELNLCIAGQGEYLSEGRLIPLKPGGLIWLFPEQDHAMHRATPDFQMWIAIFRPSLLRQTCRQPENRPLLSAHRPATHQTVAHLLPTETQALVNLFSEIETLADAGQFDRSNAALPLLLLDAWQHTQSASAQQPAEDALHPAVFRAAMQINDDPTIESLTSLSAHAGLSYEHLSRIFSQQLGQTMSAYRNEQRLRRFATLIEGERFNLTEAALEAGFGSYTQCFRVLRDQWGLSPSQLKASPRNRHKKAAD
- a CDS encoding phytanoyl-CoA dioxygenase family protein, giving the protein MNTSPVSEPSQTKLNRLTYDQVTQYYDEGYCVLENALSESQLELLRSRCMHMIDQYDAEMDRRGVTEMSLHRKGARYFTGHPSLIYPELYDFIFSEVMLDSLRKILGPDVYIAHEQYVVKMAASDSTFAWHQDSGYVGREHDPYVTCWIALDDVHEDNGPVFLLPFSEYPESREIIPHEIVKTPNGGHERVGYHGDKTGLCMTCKAGSIVFFTSRTFHCSGANKSNDMRRVYLIQYGKEPLNRDECALRHGRPVGERKPDPDFLRREFERMKHELKD
- the ftsH gene encoding ATP-dependent zinc metalloprotease FtsH, with the protein product MSENDEKRDDAQKNPPPGSFHPKMIFIWLAVITAIVLLWRLSPGQPTGAEQLTVSELIRKAENGELNELYLKEDPSGGRQWYSMWGTLKNPNAKVDTTADEAADTKGSTDLAKDEGSNKNNNIPTTAKDDDLIQFTCSGKLTDSRYDLLTSPDAPYKVVAKPASTVMMEILVNLLPFLIIIGLIYFLFVRQLKMAGKGAMSFGKSRAKLLTRDKDRFLFKDVAGCDEAKEEVSEVVDFLKDPKKFQKIGGKVPKGVLMVGPPGTGKTLLAKAVAGEADVPFFSISGSDFVEMFVGVGAARVRDMFEQGRKNAPCIVFIDEIDAVGRQRGAGLGGGNDEREQTLNSLLVEMDGFDGHEGIIIIAATNRPDVLDKALLRPGRFDRQVLIDLPDLKGREEILRVHAKKIKMARAIDLTRVARSTAGFSGADLANLLNEAALVAARYDKSEVEAADIEEARDKIAYGRERRKLMDEEDKRSTAFHEAGHALVQAVLKSKNHELHKVTILPRGRALGMAMLTPTKEVLGETKNDILNFICCCMAGRIGEELETGDFSSGASSDIKQATRAARTMVCDLGMSDLGPIALGENQEHIFLAKEITRNQDYSEETARRIDSEMQKILTSQYKRAEQIIEEHRKALEGIAEALLEYETIDGKHVHEILEFGELRSPVINNTTPPPEKEEEPEKPAKKSKPKEDDGDEGLPGAAPAGMPA
- a CDS encoding MarC family protein; this translates as MAAIEYFLFAFVSLFVIISPISTVPLFLGMTPDNTAEERIAMAKLACTLAGGVLLFFAVMGQLLFNALGITSAAFQTAGGLLILLISIEMVLGKDPAPVAVITPEDKAAGMRKDDIAITPLAIPMISGPGSISTAVLLQSKAAGWMQYAMLGLAIVSVAGASYAIFRFAAIGGKWLSPLILRITKRLMGLLLAAVSVQFIFNGIRNSGLLGNIVAP